The Sulfurihydrogenibium sp. YO3AOP1 genome has a window encoding:
- a CDS encoding N-6 DNA methylase: MNDKQAKELVRDTFESEFKREKFDKFITELLKKNFDRSKALPKRSGNQAVPEKYRDFITAWERLGRYKDADKIIDVLIVYLKKGQSLYRSRVAQRNFVADYLRGTIGTKSIKDAALVAFVSPDEEDWRFSFVKLEYKKEDGKVKEVPSPAKRWSFLVGKNEKSHTAQSRFLELLKSDKNPSLEEIQKAFDIETITKEFFKEYRDLFIKTKLELDKIVKENPAVKKEFEDKNISTVSFAKKLLGQIVFLYFLQKKGWFGVEKGKDFGTGPRDFIRRLFNGEYISYKNFYNEVLEPLFYEALRVDRSFNDHYYDKLNCKIPFLNGGLFDPPNDFNWVDIDLLIPNELFSNEAENGILDVFDRYNFTVNEEEPLEKEVALDPELLGKIYEKLNAIREDNFDEYLKALKSSTKEEDKFNREYGVYYTPREIVHYMCSESLIYYLESQLDGKVSREDLEVFVNFADLLIENEKVAQKKVENGNKETKYEYKIPKSIIQNAQEIDKLLDGLKICDPAVGSGAFPVGMLHEIVKLRQLLSVYTKNNLNTYDLKRHTIENSIYGVDIDPGAIEVCKLRFWLSLVVDEESFKDIKPLPNLDYKIVRGNSLIGFPPNDLLSKENKISELESKYFSETHPDRKREIKKELDALILKKLENSEGVFGYKADFDFRSFFPQVFIEGGFDIVIGNPPYVSTKGVDEKFKKVLEKIYGFSDDLYNHFYFKGIEILSENGILAFISSKTFWTIQTKKNLRKLILDNKLLQLVDTANPFESAMVDTCITIVQKTKANDYEILFIDARNGLDKKEVYKVKDEIYKNVANNVFFMPSEFNLKIYEKLGKKVKELLDRWWDKISSSKNIEKYKKELEAYRNSLKVGDITLLGLITEGGQGLATGNNGKYVGVLEGTKQAEKVRKERPEKLWNFIKTQNPKEFSNLKSKKDVEDYLNSLSEKEIRKLFDGLKEKYGRDIFGQGWLYRIVSKDEIADVDSLSDDEKLNGIDGDKTFVPYDKGDKDGNRWWAPTPYYIDWSRENVRFLKENSGKKGEGMPVVRNQQFYFKEGFCWTDVNSTYLKSRIKEKGVYDVLSMSLFTKCNIPDYYYVCMINSKFISEYVDDFVNSTSHFQINDARHLPIVIPTPEQLKEFELIFDRAKRVQEEKFSGKITEKEVEERLEEIQKELDEKVLKLYGLE, encoded by the coding sequence ATGAATGACAAACAGGCAAAAGAGCTTGTAAGAGATACGTTTGAAAGCGAGTTTAAAAGAGAAAAATTTGATAAGTTTATAACTGAACTTTTAAAGAAAAATTTTGATAGGAGTAAAGCTCTTCCAAAAAGAAGCGGAAATCAAGCAGTACCGGAAAAGTACAGAGATTTTATAACAGCTTGGGAAAGATTAGGACGCTATAAAGACGCAGATAAAATTATAGACGTCCTTATTGTCTATCTTAAAAAAGGACAATCTTTATACAGGTCAAGAGTAGCACAGAGGAACTTTGTAGCTGATTACTTAAGAGGGACTATTGGAACTAAATCCATTAAAGATGCTGCACTCGTTGCTTTTGTATCTCCTGATGAGGAAGATTGGAGATTTTCTTTTGTTAAGTTAGAGTATAAAAAAGAAGACGGTAAGGTAAAAGAAGTACCTTCACCCGCTAAAAGATGGTCTTTTTTGGTAGGAAAAAATGAAAAGAGCCACACCGCACAATCAAGATTTTTAGAGCTTTTAAAATCAGATAAAAATCCAAGCTTAGAAGAGATTCAAAAAGCCTTTGATATAGAGACTATCACTAAGGAATTTTTCAAAGAGTATAGAGACCTATTTATCAAAACTAAGCTTGAACTTGATAAGATTGTAAAAGAAAATCCGGCTGTTAAAAAAGAATTTGAAGATAAAAATATCAGCACTGTGTCCTTTGCTAAAAAGCTTCTTGGTCAAATAGTGTTTTTATACTTTTTACAGAAAAAAGGTTGGTTTGGTGTAGAGAAAGGTAAAGATTTTGGAACAGGTCCAAGGGATTTTATTAGAAGGCTTTTTAATGGTGAGTATATAAGCTATAAAAATTTTTATAACGAAGTGCTTGAACCTTTGTTTTACGAAGCTTTAAGAGTTGATAGAAGTTTTAACGACCATTATTACGATAAGCTTAATTGTAAAATTCCATTTTTAAACGGTGGACTTTTTGACCCGCCAAACGATTTTAATTGGGTGGATATAGACCTTCTAATTCCAAACGAATTGTTCTCAAACGAAGCTGAAAACGGTATTCTTGATGTATTTGATAGGTATAACTTTACTGTAAATGAAGAAGAGCCGCTTGAAAAAGAAGTAGCACTTGACCCAGAGCTGCTTGGTAAGATTTATGAAAAACTCAACGCAATCAGAGAAGATAACTTTGATGAGTATTTAAAAGCTCTAAAGTCTTCTACCAAAGAGGAAGACAAATTTAACAGGGAGTATGGAGTTTATTACACTCCAAGAGAAATTGTTCATTATATGTGTAGTGAAAGTCTTATTTACTACCTTGAATCTCAGTTAGATGGTAAGGTTAGTAGAGAAGATTTGGAAGTGTTTGTAAATTTTGCTGACTTGCTTATTGAAAATGAAAAAGTAGCACAAAAGAAAGTTGAAAATGGCAATAAAGAAACAAAATACGAATATAAAATTCCGAAAAGCATTATACAGAATGCACAAGAAATAGACAAACTGCTTGATGGTTTGAAAATCTGCGACCCTGCGGTTGGTTCGGGAGCTTTTCCTGTTGGTATGCTTCATGAGATTGTAAAGTTGAGACAGCTTCTTTCTGTATACACAAAAAATAATCTTAACACATACGATTTAAAAAGGCATACGATAGAGAATTCTATCTATGGTGTTGATATAGACCCGGGAGCTATTGAGGTTTGTAAGTTAAGGTTTTGGTTGTCTTTGGTTGTTGATGAGGAGTCTTTTAAGGATATAAAACCACTCCCAAACTTAGATTACAAGATAGTTAGAGGAAATTCGTTAATTGGATTTCCTCCTAATGATTTGTTGAGTAAAGAAAATAAGATATCCGAGTTAGAAAGTAAATATTTCTCAGAGACACATCCGGACAGAAAAAGAGAGATAAAAAAGGAGTTAGATGCGTTAATTTTGAAAAAGCTTGAAAATTCTGAAGGAGTATTTGGATATAAGGCGGATTTTGATTTTAGATCTTTCTTTCCACAGGTTTTCATAGAAGGCGGGTTTGATATAGTGATTGGAAATCCGCCGTATGTATCTACAAAGGGCGTTGATGAGAAGTTTAAGAAAGTCTTAGAAAAGATTTACGGCTTTTCTGATGACCTGTATAATCATTTTTACTTTAAAGGTATTGAAATTTTAAGTGAAAATGGAATTTTGGCGTTTATCTCATCTAAAACTTTTTGGACTATTCAGACAAAGAAAAATTTAAGAAAGCTAATTTTAGATAATAAACTTTTACAGTTGGTAGATACTGCAAATCCTTTTGAAAGTGCTATGGTGGATACTTGTATTACCATTGTTCAAAAAACAAAAGCCAATGATTATGAAATACTTTTTATAGATGCAAGAAATGGATTGGATAAGAAAGAAGTTTATAAAGTTAAAGATGAAATTTATAAAAACGTTGCAAATAATGTGTTTTTTATGCCGTCGGAGTTTAATTTAAAGATTTATGAAAAGCTTGGAAAGAAGGTTAAGGAGCTTTTAGATAGATGGTGGGATAAGATCTCTTCAAGTAAAAATATAGAAAAGTATAAAAAAGAGTTAGAAGCTTACAGAAATTCTTTAAAAGTAGGCGATATAACTTTGCTTGGGTTGATTACAGAAGGCGGACAAGGGCTTGCAACTGGTAATAACGGCAAATACGTTGGTGTATTGGAGGGTACCAAACAGGCTGAAAAAGTTAGAAAGGAAAGACCTGAGAAGCTTTGGAATTTTATAAAAACTCAAAATCCAAAGGAGTTTAGCAATCTAAAATCTAAAAAAGATGTAGAGGATTATCTTAATAGTTTATCTGAAAAAGAGATTAGAAAGTTGTTTGATGGTTTAAAGGAAAAATACGGAAGGGATATTTTTGGACAAGGTTGGCTTTACAGGATTGTTAGTAAAGATGAGATAGCTGATGTGGATAGTTTGAGTGATGATGAAAAGTTAAACGGAATAGATGGAGATAAAACGTTTGTTCCGTATGATAAAGGAGATAAAGACGGCAATCGCTGGTGGGCACCAACGCCGTATTATATAGATTGGAGCAGAGAGAATGTTAGGTTTTTAAAGGAAAATTCAGGAAAGAAAGGCGAGGGAATGCCAGTAGTTAGAAATCAGCAGTTTTATTTTAAAGAGGGTTTTTGTTGGACAGATGTAAATTCAACGTATTTAAAATCAAGAATAAAAGAAAAAGGAGTATATGATGTTTTGAGTATGTCGTTATTTACAAAATGTAATATACCAGATTACTATTATGTATGCATGATTAATTCAAAGTTTATTAGTGAGTATGTTGATGATTTTGTTAATTCAACATCGCATTTTCAAATCAACGATGCCCGCCATCTTCCGATAGTAATACCAACTCCCGAGCAATTAAAAGAATTTGAACTTATCTTTGACCGAGCTAAGAGAGTTCAGGAAGAAAAATTTTCTGGGAAAATAACTGAAAAGGAAGTCGAGGAAAGATTGGAAGAAATCCAGAAAGAACTTGACGAAAAAGTATTAAAATTGTATGGCTTGGAATGA
- a CDS encoding helicase-related protein, translating into MNNTDLTFITNLPGQTLKDRFNALIKDTRFFDVLVGYFYVSGFYAIYKSLENTEKIRILIGISTTKQTFELIEKGRHLSQKEAKELVEEEIIKEFEDSEDKKEVEEGVLKFVEWISTGKLEIRAYPERNLHAKLYIMTFKEGDRDVGRVITGSSNFTQKGLVENLEFNVELKNISDYEYAKKKFEELWENSVEVSEKFAQTIKNKTFINDSITPYELYLKFLYEYFKEELDSTQNLDNSYLPENFKNLEYQRQAVLNAKKIIEEHGGVFISDVVGLGKTYMTAMLVSQLDGNTMVIAPPSLLSRSNPGSWENVLRDFHIPFKAISIGKLEEALEEIEFREYKNIIIDESHRFRNESTVTYEKLAEICRGKRVILVSATPYNNSPKDILAQIKLFQNPRRSTIPGILDLESFFKKLEDRLKKAKKSQDPEKFVEESKEVAREIRDKVLKYIMIRRTRKDIETYFKEDLERNNLKFPQVNDPIPVLYQLNEKEDSAFMKTVELIAKHLNYARYTPLLYLKSQINILEKQSQKNMASFMKVLLVKRLESSFYAFNKTLDRFIKSYEGMLNAINQKGKVYISKKFSDKILEFLESDNDEEIEKLLNEGKAEEYDIHDFTESFIENLKKDLDILKQIKSLWQDTERDPKLDVLIQELKNNPILKDKKIIIFTESKETAEYLTENLNKIFDNKVLLFHGGSSEEIRDKIIENFDDRSRIKKDDYRILVTTDVLSEGVNLHRSNIIINYDIPWNPTKIIQRVGRVNRLDTKFDEIYVYNFFPTAQVEDQIKLKQIARSKVEAFLNLLGGDAAILTEGESVKSYELFDKLTSKNFLTDEDFEESELKYYRIIEKIRDENLDLFDKIKQLPKKARAGKKAENITNALLTFFRKGKLMKFYLSDKNITQELDFLTAVKFFECDESQQKINIPIEEFYNLLEKNKKEFINATYEEEFIHHKPGKDSSKELLKHIKAIFKDRKKLTEEQEKYIDLISERIKEGALPKKTVQKALKAIKYIEDPLTAISVLKDEIPKNLVYKQHLGVMLNQGHKREVILSLYLGA; encoded by the coding sequence ATGAATAACACAGACCTAACTTTTATTACTAACCTACCCGGACAGACTTTAAAAGATAGATTTAATGCTCTGATTAAAGATACGAGATTTTTTGATGTGTTAGTTGGTTATTTCTACGTTAGTGGTTTTTATGCTATTTATAAATCTTTGGAAAATACAGAAAAAATAAGAATTTTAATTGGCATCTCTACTACCAAACAAACATTCGAATTGATTGAAAAAGGAAGACATCTATCACAGAAAGAAGCTAAGGAGTTAGTAGAAGAAGAAATAATCAAAGAGTTTGAAGACTCTGAAGATAAAAAAGAAGTAGAGGAAGGGGTTTTAAAGTTTGTTGAATGGATATCAACAGGAAAGTTAGAAATCAGGGCATACCCTGAAAGAAATTTACACGCAAAATTATACATAATGACCTTTAAAGAAGGTGATCGGGACGTTGGCAGAGTTATTACAGGGTCAAGTAATTTTACACAGAAAGGTTTGGTAGAAAATTTAGAGTTTAATGTAGAGCTTAAAAATATAAGTGATTACGAATATGCGAAGAAAAAGTTTGAAGAGCTTTGGGAAAATTCAGTAGAAGTTAGTGAAAAGTTTGCCCAAACCATAAAAAACAAAACCTTTATAAATGATTCTATAACTCCTTATGAGTTATATCTAAAATTTTTGTATGAGTATTTTAAAGAAGAGTTAGATAGTACTCAGAATTTAGATAATTCTTATTTACCTGAAAATTTTAAAAATCTTGAATACCAAAGACAAGCTGTTTTAAATGCAAAAAAAATAATAGAAGAGCATGGAGGCGTTTTTATCTCTGATGTTGTAGGTCTTGGAAAGACCTATATGACTGCTATGTTAGTCTCACAGCTTGATGGTAATACTATGGTTATAGCACCACCATCTCTTTTAAGCAGAAGCAACCCCGGTTCTTGGGAAAACGTTTTGAGAGATTTTCATATTCCGTTTAAAGCAATATCCATAGGAAAGCTTGAAGAGGCATTAGAAGAGATAGAATTTAGAGAGTATAAAAACATTATCATTGATGAGTCACACAGATTTAGAAATGAATCTACGGTTACATACGAAAAATTAGCTGAAATCTGCAGAGGAAAAAGAGTTATACTTGTTTCAGCAACTCCTTACAACAACTCACCAAAAGATATTTTAGCACAGATAAAGCTATTTCAAAATCCCAGAAGAAGTACAATACCCGGTATTTTAGATTTAGAAAGCTTTTTTAAAAAGCTTGAAGATAGGCTAAAAAAAGCAAAAAAGAGCCAAGACCCGGAAAAGTTTGTAGAAGAATCCAAAGAAGTGGCAAGAGAAATAAGAGATAAAGTTTTAAAGTATATAATGATAAGAAGAACCAGAAAGGATATAGAAACTTACTTTAAAGAAGACCTTGAAAGAAATAATTTGAAATTTCCACAGGTAAACGACCCGATCCCTGTTTTATACCAGTTGAATGAAAAAGAAGACAGTGCTTTTATGAAAACTGTTGAACTTATCGCCAAACATTTAAACTATGCAAGATACACACCTTTACTTTATTTAAAATCTCAAATAAATATCTTAGAAAAACAATCTCAAAAAAATATGGCATCTTTTATGAAAGTCCTACTTGTAAAAAGATTAGAAAGCAGTTTTTATGCTTTCAATAAAACCTTAGATAGATTTATAAAGTCATACGAAGGCATGCTAAATGCTATAAATCAAAAAGGAAAAGTTTACATAAGCAAAAAGTTTTCAGACAAAATTTTGGAATTCTTAGAGAGTGATAACGATGAAGAGATTGAAAAATTACTTAATGAAGGCAAAGCAGAAGAGTATGATATACATGATTTTACAGAAAGCTTTATAGAGAACCTAAAAAAAGATTTGGATATCTTAAAACAGATAAAATCTCTTTGGCAGGATACAGAAAGAGACCCTAAGTTAGATGTTTTAATCCAAGAATTAAAAAACAACCCAATTTTAAAAGACAAAAAGATAATTATTTTTACAGAGTCAAAAGAAACAGCAGAATATCTAACAGAAAACTTAAACAAAATATTTGATAACAAAGTTCTTTTATTTCATGGTGGGTCTTCTGAAGAGATTAGAGATAAAATCATTGAAAACTTTGATGACAGGTCAAGAATCAAGAAAGATGATTACAGAATATTGGTAACAACTGATGTACTGTCAGAGGGTGTAAACCTTCATAGGTCAAACATCATTATAAACTATGATATACCATGGAATCCAACGAAGATTATTCAAAGGGTTGGAAGGGTTAACAGATTAGATACAAAGTTTGATGAGATTTATGTGTATAACTTCTTTCCAACTGCTCAGGTAGAAGACCAGATAAAATTAAAGCAGATAGCCCGCTCTAAGGTAGAAGCTTTCTTGAACCTGCTTGGCGGTGATGCTGCAATTCTAACAGAAGGGGAGTCTGTAAAATCTTATGAGCTTTTTGATAAATTAACATCAAAAAATTTCTTAACAGATGAAGACTTTGAAGAAAGTGAGCTTAAATACTACAGAATAATAGAAAAAATAAGAGATGAGAACCTGGACTTATTTGATAAAATTAAACAACTTCCGAAGAAAGCAAGAGCAGGGAAAAAAGCAGAAAATATAACCAACGCACTTTTGACATTTTTCAGAAAAGGAAAGTTGATGAAGTTTTATCTATCAGATAAAAATATAACGCAGGAATTAGACTTTTTAACTGCTGTCAAGTTTTTTGAATGTGATGAAAGCCAGCAAAAAATAAACATTCCAATTGAAGAGTTTTATAACCTTCTTGAAAAAAATAAAAAGGAATTTATCAATGCAACTTATGAAGAAGAGTTTATTCATCATAAACCGGGTAAAGACAGCAGTAAAGAGCTATTAAAACATATAAAAGCTATTTTTAAAGACAGGAAAAAACTAACAGAAGAACAAGAAAAGTACATAGATTTGATATCTGAAAGAATTAAAGAGGGAGCTTTACCAAAAAAGACAGTTCAAAAAGCTCTAAAAGCTATAAAATATATTGAAGACCCGTTAACAGCAATATCTGTATTGAAAGATGAAATACCAAAAAATTTAGTTTATAAACAACATTTAGGTGTGATGCTAAATCAAGGTCATAAAAGAGAGGTTATACTATCACTGTATTTAGGAGCTTGA
- a CDS encoding DNA repair exonuclease: MRFLHISDTHLGYQQYNLKERERDYFDVFQEAIDKAIEKNVDFIIHTGDFFHSSRPSNESILDGLYLIKKLKDHKIPMFVIPGNHDRGSGTRDRNALEILSEFGLRLLNTDFIEYNGVNIFGLKYISPIHFKRNIVLKDILYDLYEKATDKNNFNILMLHLEFAPVFNSSELQTISDIPFEYDYVGIGHYHQRQEPIKEEGRYVVYPGSTEYTQFNEKSYVEKGCYLVEVGGKNIEKIEFVPLNARKFLSYSIDYSEIDKFLEDMEKDLNSLNLNKKPILSLNINTQENISNKDILRILESKNLIKEFLHIKIFVNQNKKDTLDDTTSSNTESFSAVEKLKEVVDDEELRIKLEEIFKMAESYENVKDLEEFIKHHPEMFEI; this comes from the coding sequence ATGAGATTTTTACACATCTCTGATACCCACCTTGGATATCAGCAGTACAATCTCAAAGAGAGGGAAAGGGATTATTTTGATGTTTTCCAAGAAGCCATAGATAAAGCTATTGAGAAAAACGTTGATTTTATAATCCATACAGGTGATTTTTTCCATTCAAGCAGACCAAGTAATGAGTCTATCCTTGATGGCTTGTATCTTATAAAGAAATTAAAAGACCATAAAATTCCTATGTTTGTAATTCCGGGCAACCATGACAGAGGTAGCGGAACAAGAGATAGAAACGCCTTAGAAATCTTATCTGAATTTGGTTTAAGACTTCTTAATACTGATTTTATAGAGTACAACGGAGTTAATATTTTCGGCTTAAAATATATCTCTCCAATCCATTTTAAAAGAAACATTGTTCTAAAAGATATCCTTTATGACTTATACGAGAAAGCAACGGATAAAAACAATTTTAATATATTAATGCTACACTTAGAGTTTGCACCGGTTTTTAACTCTAGCGAATTACAAACCATATCGGACATACCGTTTGAGTATGACTATGTTGGTATTGGTCATTACCATCAAAGACAAGAACCAATAAAAGAAGAAGGTAGGTACGTTGTTTATCCTGGTTCTACTGAATACACACAGTTTAACGAAAAAAGCTATGTAGAAAAAGGCTGTTATTTAGTTGAAGTGGGCGGTAAAAATATAGAAAAAATAGAGTTTGTGCCGTTAAACGCAAGAAAGTTTTTAAGCTACAGCATAGATTACTCAGAAATTGATAAATTTTTAGAAGATATGGAAAAAGATTTAAACAGCTTAAATTTAAACAAAAAGCCAATATTAAGCTTGAATATAAACACTCAGGAAAACATCTCAAACAAAGATATTTTAAGAATTTTAGAATCTAAAAACCTTATCAAAGAATTTCTGCACATTAAAATCTTTGTAAATCAAAATAAAAAAGATACTTTAGATGATACAACTTCATCAAATACTGAAAGCTTCTCAGCAGTAGAAAAGCTTAAAGAAGTTGTGGATGATGAAGAGTTAAGAATAAAATTAGAAGAAATTTTTAAAATGGCAGAATCTTACGAAAATGTGAAAGACTTAGAAGAGTTTATAAAACACCATCCAGAAATGTTTGAGATTTAA
- a CDS encoding NUDIX hydrolase produces the protein MSVKWEFSAGGVVIKEEDGQTFVLLIRNKDRYGFPKGNIERTEKKEEAAVREVREETGVDAEPIEYLGNVEYWYRSGTETIHKFVYYYLMKYKSGELNPQKEEIEAAEWVPVEEVLDKLSFDKDKKIFNIAIQKLQKLKVHA, from the coding sequence ATGAGTGTAAAATGGGAGTTTTCAGCAGGCGGAGTTGTCATTAAAGAAGAAGACGGACAGACTTTTGTGCTCCTTATTAGAAACAAAGATAGATACGGCTTTCCAAAAGGAAACATTGAAAGAACGGAGAAAAAAGAAGAGGCGGCAGTTAGAGAAGTTAGAGAAGAAACTGGCGTTGATGCAGAACCAATTGAGTACTTAGGAAATGTAGAATACTGGTACAGGTCTGGCACTGAGACAATTCACAAATTCGTTTACTACTACTTAATGAAGTACAAAAGCGGAGAATTAAACCCACAAAAAGAAGAAATAGAAGCGGCAGAATGGGTACCGGTAGAAGAAGTGTTAGACAAACTTTCTTTTGATAAAGATAAAAAAATCTTTAACATTGCTATACAGAAACTACAAAAATTAAAAGTTCATGCTTGA
- a CDS encoding Rpn family recombination-promoting nuclease/putative transposase: MENIQPHDWFFKQIFSNPLSIKTVLNIFAPKLASRIETSSLKLVNTEKFSEKSQKFILDLLFSCKIDNDDVFIRLVFEHKSYIDNTLPSQLMYYNAVIWEETAKETNSYPPIINIVFYHGKRKWNIPTTLPVLKDKQLEDFVQKLNYILIDLNEIQDDDLIRKVYEDVCTISALLVMKHIFDDLEIIKNILKLLYENNASCIFLVIDYVVIVKKDLEKVEEILKEISGGEEKMMTLTEKWKMEGWMVGKAEGKIEGKIEGKKEALIKLIQLKFGAVPENLEKVIYECKDLEELDKILTKVALANSIEEINIK, encoded by the coding sequence TTGGAAAATATCCAGCCGCATGATTGGTTTTTTAAGCAGATATTTTCTAATCCGTTAAGCATTAAAACGGTTTTAAATATTTTTGCTCCAAAATTGGCTTCAAGAATAGAAACGTCTTCTTTAAAGCTTGTAAATACAGAAAAATTTTCTGAAAAATCTCAGAAGTTCATACTTGATTTACTCTTTAGTTGTAAAATAGACAATGATGATGTTTTTATTAGGCTCGTTTTTGAGCATAAATCCTACATAGACAATACTTTACCATCTCAGCTTATGTATTATAACGCAGTTATTTGGGAAGAGACTGCCAAAGAAACAAACAGTTATCCGCCGATTATAAACATAGTGTTTTATCATGGAAAAAGAAAATGGAACATACCAACAACCTTGCCTGTTTTAAAAGATAAACAGCTTGAAGACTTTGTTCAAAAATTAAACTATATTCTTATAGATTTAAACGAAATACAAGATGATGATTTAATAAGAAAAGTTTACGAAGATGTATGCACTATATCCGCATTGCTCGTGATGAAGCATATCTTTGATGACCTTGAAATCATTAAAAATATTCTTAAACTTTTATATGAGAATAATGCAAGTTGCATTTTCCTTGTAATTGATTATGTTGTAATAGTAAAGAAGGATTTAGAGAAAGTGGAAGAGATTTTGAAAGAAATTTCCGGAGGTGAAGAAAAGATGATGACTTTAACAGAAAAATGGAAAATGGAAGGATGGATGGTTGGTAAGGCTGAAGGTAAGATAGAAGGTAAAATTGAAGGTAAGAAAGAGGCTTTGATAAAACTAATTCAACTAAAATTTGGAGCAGTTCCAGAAAATTTAGAGAAAGTTATTTATGAATGTAAGGATTTGGAGGAATTAGATAAAATTCTTACAAAAGTTGCCTTAGCTAACAGCATTGAAGAGATTAATATAAAGTGA
- a CDS encoding YgaP-like transmembrane domain: MNPLRIQRIMMSIILIAGLLLDLNGYEWGEYLIWFVAIMALIAGITGFCPSDFILKKITGKEITCKEA, encoded by the coding sequence ATGAATCCATTAAGAATACAAAGAATTATGATGTCAATAATCTTGATTGCAGGATTATTGCTTGATTTAAATGGCTACGAATGGGGAGAGTATTTAATCTGGTTTGTAGCTATTATGGCTTTAATAGCTGGAATTACCGGCTTTTGTCCATCTGATTTTATCTTGAAAAAGATCACAGGAAAAGAAATAACTTGTAAAGAGGCTTAA
- a CDS encoding lysophospholipid acyltransferase family protein — protein sequence MLEAFVKLYFNYIQRKPREKALKLAEKIGKVLYLLNYRKDVIHKNLDIAFPGKDYPWKEEIRKKTLINIGRVLVEFPKQPQYVKSGEIKNIFIITKGFEELKSYLGKGAIVVSGHISSWEMCGAGLSAYLGGMTSLAYRQKNQKINDLITKIRQESGIKIIFHDQPLKIFISALNKGEIISFLVDQNALRHRGYFVDFFGLKASTVNFPAKLAVKYKVPIFFAYTYFDENHSKYFCEIEKLEYNIGKDSEETAYNIVQAYTKKVEEAVRKHPDQYLWVHKRWKTRENEKLEKIY from the coding sequence ATGCTTGAAGCATTTGTTAAACTTTATTTTAATTACATTCAAAGAAAGCCAAGAGAAAAAGCGTTAAAATTAGCTGAAAAAATAGGAAAAGTATTATATTTATTAAATTACAGAAAAGATGTAATACATAAAAACTTAGATATTGCATTTCCGGGCAAAGATTATCCGTGGAAAGAAGAGATAAGAAAAAAAACTCTCATTAACATAGGAAGGGTTTTGGTAGAATTTCCAAAACAGCCTCAATATGTAAAGTCTGGAGAAATCAAAAATATTTTTATCATCACAAAAGGATTTGAAGAGTTAAAAAGCTACTTAGGTAAAGGTGCTATAGTTGTATCAGGACATATATCAAGTTGGGAAATGTGCGGTGCTGGTTTATCAGCATACTTAGGCGGTATGACAAGCTTAGCATACAGACAGAAAAATCAAAAAATAAATGATTTAATAACAAAAATCAGACAAGAGTCCGGGATTAAAATCATCTTTCATGACCAACCTTTAAAAATATTCATCAGCGCTTTAAACAAAGGCGAGATAATATCCTTTCTTGTAGACCAAAACGCATTAAGACATAGAGGCTACTTCGTTGATTTTTTTGGACTAAAAGCATCTACTGTAAACTTTCCGGCTAAGCTTGCAGTTAAGTATAAAGTGCCTATATTTTTTGCATACACATACTTTGATGAAAATCATAGTAAATACTTTTGTGAGATAGAAAAATTAGAGTATAATATAGGAAAAGATAGCGAAGAAACAGCGTATAATATAGTTCAAGCCTACACTAAAAAGGTAGAAGAAGCTGTAAGAAAACATCCAGACCAGTATTTATGGGTTCACAAAAGATGGAAAACAAGGGAAAATGAAAAGTTAGAAAAAATCTATTAA